A region from the Pseudomonas cucumis genome encodes:
- a CDS encoding universal stress protein, with translation MHKILVAIDGSEHSERAVLYLIGLIQDGGLLGGSVEVHLVNVQPLLPTRVAQDMAGDELDRYYDEKSAEDSQKAIALLKQEGIAFTFHTLRGDAASKIVVASQSLGCDSIILGSHGNGFLAGIFLGSVAAKVVQLSSIPITLVK, from the coding sequence ATGCATAAAATTCTTGTTGCTATCGACGGTTCCGAGCATTCAGAGCGCGCAGTGCTTTACCTTATCGGACTGATCCAGGATGGTGGATTGCTGGGGGGAAGTGTTGAGGTACATCTGGTGAATGTGCAGCCACTGTTACCGACACGAGTCGCACAAGACATGGCAGGGGATGAACTGGATCGCTACTACGATGAAAAAAGTGCTGAAGATTCACAAAAGGCAATCGCTCTTCTGAAACAAGAAGGCATTGCATTCACATTCCACACGCTGCGGGGTGACGCGGCCAGCAAAATCGTAGTTGCCTCACAATCTTTAGGATGTGACAGCATCATTTTAGGTTCACATGGTAACGGTTTCCTGGCAGGAATCTTTCTGGGGTCCGTTGCGGCTAAAGTGGTTCAGCTCTCGAGCATTCCTATCACGCTAGTAAAATAA